The following is a genomic window from Streptomyces lincolnensis.
GAACGCACGGCGCGCACTACGCGCTCGCCGGCGTCCACCCCGGTCCGGCGCCGAGCGACGCACTGCCCACCGCTGTCCGCCGCATCGACGACGCAGCCCTGGCGGCGGGCCGCGATCCGGATACGATCCGCCGGGTCTACAACATCGCCGGTGTCATCCCACCGCAGTCGGCCGGCCCGTTCCAGGGGCCCGCCTCCCAGTGGGCCGAACACCTTGTCGCGCTCGTACGCGCCGTCGGGATGAACGCTTTCGTCATCTGGCCCGAACGAGACCACACCCGACAGATCAGCGCGTTCGCCGCCGAAGTCGTACCAGCGGTCCGCGAAGCCCTCGCACGGAAGACCTGACCACTCCGTGCCCTCCGGGCGCCTGGGCCGGTCAGCGCCCCTGGCACGACGCCGGCTGGTACCCGTCACAGTCCTTCCTTCCCCAGGGCAGCGTCGTGCTTCTCACTGGCCACAAGGGCGGCGCACTGAACTGCCCCTGTCCGCCGCGTCGTCGAGCGCACCGGAGCCCGCGTCACCTCCACCGACCAGGTACAGGTACTGGCCGAGCTCGCCGCCCGCTCCGCCGGCCCTCACTCTTCGACCCAGCCCCAGGTGATCCCATGAGCGACGAAACGCCCCTCCCCCACGGATTCGAGAGCATCACCGTCACGGCGAACGGAACCCGGCTGCACGCCGTGGTCGGCGGGTCCGGTGCCCCCGTACTCCTGCTGCACGGCTGGCCCCAGACATGGCGGGCCTGGCGCCACCAAGACACACAGGCACAGGACATGCGCGAACTCCTCGCACAACTCGGCATCCACGGCGGCGTACACGTCGTCGGGCACGACATCGGTGGCATGGTGGCCTTCGCCTACGCCCGCCGCCACCCCGAGGAGGTCGACCACCTCGTCCTCGTCGAACTGGCCCTACCCGGCTTCGGCCTGGAGCAGGCCATGGACGTGGCCTCCGGCGGTCTGTTCCACTTCGGCCTCTTCATGACCGAAGAACTGCCCGAGCTGCTCCTCGAAGGCCGGGAGAGCGAATTCCTCACCTGGTGGTTCGACTGGTTGTCCGCGGTACCCGGAACCTTCCCGCAGGAAGAGGTCGCCACCGTCGCCTCCTCCTACCGCGGATACGAGGCCCTGCGCGCCGGCTTCGCGCACTACCGCGCCCTCCTCGAGGACGGCCGCGTCAACCGGGCCTGGCACGAAACCGGAGAAACCCTTCCCATGCCCGTACTCGCCGTCGGCGGCGAGCACAGCTCAGGCGCCCGACTCGCCGACAGTCTGGGCACTGTCGCGCCGCACCTGACCGGGGCGGTGATTGCGGGCAGTGGCCACTTCGTTCCCGAGGTACGTCCCGATGCCTTCGCCCATGAGCTTCTCCCGTTCCTGTCCGCTCCACCCCGACCCGCCGGGCGCGTCTGAAGAGACACACCGCCGGCACTGCAACGGTGTTCGGACGGGCAGCTCGCTGCAATGCTGGTGGACCGGGCCTGGAACCAGGGCCTGCAGCTGACCGGCGAGGGCGGGCTGGTGCAGCAGCTGACCAAGCGGGGTACTGGAGTCCGCCCTGGAGGACGAGATCACCGACCACGCCGGCCACGAGAAGCACGACCCGGCCGGGAAGAACAACGGCAACAGCCGCAACGGCACCCGGGCGAAGACCGTATGACCGACGTCGGCCCGGTCGAGGTGAGGGTGCCCGTGAGATTCCCTCCTTGCCGACCGGACAGGCCCTGGCCCCTCTGCAGGAGGCCGACACTGCTCGGACGATAGAGCGGATCAAGGCGTGGCTCGGCGGCTGCCACAGAGTTCACCGCCTTCACAGCCATCGCCTGCACCCTGGTTGGCTACCGTCGTCTCGCCAAGTGGGACAACCTCTCTTCGGGTTGCGGCGATTCGTCATCAGGCCCGGATCGGTCCACGCCGAACAGCCTGCGCGGCGAGTCGTGCGGCGTGGCCTGGGGTACGACCGTGTCGTCACCGTCGAGCCGGCTGCCGGGGCCGAGCCGGGTGGTCCGAGACGTTGTCCTGATCCGCGCGGTGTCCCGGCTTGATAGTGGTGTGCGGATTGGCCGCTTCCTTGGTGCGGAGGTGACTCCCGGGACCGGTGTGACGTAGGACACGGGAACTCGCTCGCACTCGCAGTCAGTTCAAGACGTGACCACAGATATGCGAACCCGGGTGCGAACTGGAGATCCGGACGCCTTCGCGGAACTTTTCGACGCATACGCCCGTGCGGTGTACAACCATGCTTTCCGGCTGACCGCCGACTGGTCCGCGGCCGAGGACGTCATGTCGACCACGTTCATGGAGGCGTGGCGGCGTCGTGCGTCGGTCGAGGCCGACGGAGGCTCGCTGCGGCCGTGGCTGCTGGGCATCGCGACCAACGTCGCCCGCTCCCAGTACCGCAGCAATCGGCGCTACCGGAACGCGGCCGAGGCGGCGGCAGCCGCGGGCGCCGCCGAGGAGCAGGTTGAGGACCACGCCGAGGAGACAGCCGCACGGCTTGATGACCGGCGTCGGATCGCTGCCACGCTCACCGCGCTCAGCCTGCTCAAGCGCCCCGAACGCGAGGTCCTGACGTTGTGTCTGTGGGAAGGCATGGAGTATTCCGAGGCCGCCCGCGCCCTCGGCGTCCCCGTCGGCACCGTCCGTTCCCGGCTCTCCCGCGCCCGCGGCAAGCTCCGCAAGCTCGCCAACGCGGAACTGCTCAGAAGAAAACGGGAACCCACCACCGCCAACCGGCAGATAACAGGTGATCGCGGATACGTGATCCGGTCCGCACAGGAAGGAAACCGATGAACGCCAGCCCCTCCCAGCCACGCCCGGCTGAGTGGACGGAGACCCAGGGACTCCTGCCCTCCGTCGAGCGGGATCTGCCGGCGGGCCGCCACCAGTTCCACAAGGAGCAGATGATGGCCCAGATCCACGAAGACCTCCGCACCGACCGCACCCCCACCCGCCCGGCCCTCGCCCCGCGGCGCCGCAACCCGTTCCTGCGCCGTGCGATCGTGCTGCCCGCCGCGGCCTTCGCCCTGGCCGGCGCGGTGGTGGCCGGCGTCGCTCTGTCCGGCGGCAACGGGGGCGGCGGTAGGGCCTCTCTGACCACCGGCCCCGCGCTGACCACCCAGATCGGCGCCGCCGACGCCAAGGGCGCCCCCCAGCTGCTCGACCGCATCTCCCTGGCCGCCGCCGAGGTCTCCATGCCCACCCCGCACGCCGGCCAGTTCGTCTACATCGCCTCGAAGGTGGCTAGCACCTACCCCCGGACCATCGACAACAAGACCACGGTGGTCAGCCAGGAGCTGCACTCCCGCCAGGTCTGGAACTCCCTCGACGGCAAGAACGGCTGGCTGATCGAAGCGGGCGAGACGAGCGACAAGGGCATGACCCTGTCCAGCGGCACCCCGATCGACTCGGCCTACGACGCCTTGGTGAAGCTGCCCACCGACCCTGCCCAGCTGTTGCAGCGGATCTACCGGGACTCGGACGCGCACCGGGACCCCGAAGTGCCCCGCGACCAGGCGGCCTTCGTCGCCATCGGTGATCTGCTGACCGAGAGCTACCCGCCGGCCGACCTCACCGCCGCCCTCTACAAGGCCGCGGCCAAGATCCCCGGGGTCGTGGCGGTGGACGACGCGGTCGACGCCGTGGGCCGTCACGGGGTGGGGATCGCCCGGCAGAACGACGCCGCCGGGGAGCGCACCGAGTGGATCTTCGACAAGAAGACCCTGCAGTTCCTCGGCGAGCGCAACGTCGTGGTCAAGAAGGTGGCGGACAGCCCGTTCAAGGTCGGCACCGTCACGTTCACCAGCGCGATCACACAGCGCGCCATCGTCGACGCCAGCAAGCAGGTTCCGGGGCAGGCCGGCTGATGCGTATCGGAAACTCATCGGCGGCGCTGGCTGCCTTGCTGGTCGCGGGAGTGATGACGGGCGTCTCAGTGACGGACACCGGCACGGGGCTCGGGTCGCGGACCACGGACGCGGGCTCCGCGCCTGCCGCCGGCACGGGGTGGGGTATGCGGGCCGTCGGAGCGGCCACCGCCGCAGGCGCGGGTGCCGGACCACCGGCCAGGTTCGTCACCCTGGTCACCGGAGACCGGGTCCGACTGGACTCCCGGGACCGGGTGACCGGCGTGCAGCAGGCGCCGGGACGCGAGGACGTCCCGGTGTCCGTACGGCGCCTCGGCGGCGAGCAGTACGTCGTGCCGGCCGACGCCGCCGCCCGCATCGGCCAAGGCACCCTGGACAAGCGGCTGTTCGACGTCAGCGCCCTGATACGCGCCGGATACGACGACGCCCGGCGCGGCACGCTCCCGCTGATCGTGACGTACGACGGGACGGGCGCCCGGCGCAGAGACACGCAGAAGTCGCTGGTGGCGGACGCGGACGTCACCGTACGCCGGAACCTGCCCAGCGTGGGCGGCGCCGCGCTCACCGTGCCCAAGTCCGAGGCCGACGACGCCTGGAAGACCCTTACCACCGCCTCGGGAGTCGCCCGGGTCTGGCTGGACGGCCGGTTCACGGCACGGGCGGTGCAGGGGGAGACCAGCGGCAACGTCACACAGATCGGCGCGCCCGGCGCCTGGGCCGCCGGGTACGACGGCAAGGGCGTCAAGGTCGCCGTCCTGGACACAGGCATCGACACCACACACCCGGACCTCGCCTCGCTGGTCACGGAATCGAAGGACTTCAGCGGCACCGGCAGCACGGACGACCGCAGGGGCCACGGCACGCATGTCGCGGCGACCGTGGCCGGTTCGGGGGCCAGATCCGGCGGTCTGTACAGGGGGGTCGCGCCCGGCGCCGAGATCCTCAACGCCAAGGTGCTCGACGACAGCGGCGAGGGCAGCGATTCCAGCGTCATCGCCGGCCTGGAGTGGGCCGCCGCGCGGGGCGCGAAGGTGGCCAACCTCAGCCTCGGCCAGACCGACACCCCGGGCGACGACCCGG
Proteins encoded in this region:
- a CDS encoding CU044_5270 family protein, whose amino-acid sequence is MNASPSQPRPAEWTETQGLLPSVERDLPAGRHQFHKEQMMAQIHEDLRTDRTPTRPALAPRRRNPFLRRAIVLPAAAFALAGAVVAGVALSGGNGGGGRASLTTGPALTTQIGAADAKGAPQLLDRISLAAAEVSMPTPHAGQFVYIASKVASTYPRTIDNKTTVVSQELHSRQVWNSLDGKNGWLIEAGETSDKGMTLSSGTPIDSAYDALVKLPTDPAQLLQRIYRDSDAHRDPEVPRDQAAFVAIGDLLTESYPPADLTAALYKAAAKIPGVVAVDDAVDAVGRHGVGIARQNDAAGERTEWIFDKKTLQFLGERNVVVKKVADSPFKVGTVTFTSAITQRAIVDASKQVPGQAG
- a CDS encoding RNA polymerase sigma factor encodes the protein MRTRVRTGDPDAFAELFDAYARAVYNHAFRLTADWSAAEDVMSTTFMEAWRRRASVEADGGSLRPWLLGIATNVARSQYRSNRRYRNAAEAAAAAGAAEEQVEDHAEETAARLDDRRRIAATLTALSLLKRPEREVLTLCLWEGMEYSEAARALGVPVGTVRSRLSRARGKLRKLANAELLRRKREPTTANRQITGDRGYVIRSAQEGNR
- a CDS encoding alpha/beta fold hydrolase produces the protein MSDETPLPHGFESITVTANGTRLHAVVGGSGAPVLLLHGWPQTWRAWRHQDTQAQDMRELLAQLGIHGGVHVVGHDIGGMVAFAYARRHPEEVDHLVLVELALPGFGLEQAMDVASGGLFHFGLFMTEELPELLLEGRESEFLTWWFDWLSAVPGTFPQEEVATVASSYRGYEALRAGFAHYRALLEDGRVNRAWHETGETLPMPVLAVGGEHSSGARLADSLGTVAPHLTGAVIAGSGHFVPEVRPDAFAHELLPFLSAPPRPAGRV